GAACGCTGTCGATGAAGTCCTCGACGCGGCCGAATTGGATATCGATCGCTTTGGCGGTGTCGAGGGATCGTTGAAGTTGGTTCCGCGCAGTCCCGATCGTCCCCGCCGCAGCGATACCGCTGCCTACAGCGGAGTCTTTCGCGTCGAACCGATCAGCGTCACCGCGCGCCGCGATTTGCATAACCCGCGGCTCAGCGGACTCGATCTGTTGATCGACATCTCGTGGGAACTGCGGCTGACCCCGATCGGGCTCTCGCTGCCGCTGAAAGAGTTTGGGGCGAAGCTGGACAATGGCGATGTGCTGCAGTTGCAAGCCTCCGCCGAGACGGCTGAAGCGATGCCCAACGCGGGGATTCCGTCGACGCAAACTTTGATCCCGTTTGAATTGCCCGCCGGACGCCCCGCGAAGATCGATACGCTTTCGGGAACGATCGACGCGTTGTTGCCGGGCAAGATCAAACACTTCGATTTCGATTTGGGCGACGATAACTTTCCGCCGAGAGATGCTGGCGATGTGACGGTCACGTTGGAAAGTGTCCGCGGCAACGGATCGCTGCACGAGCTGCGGGTGAACGTGAAATTCAAACAGGCCGATCGCGCACTCGAATCGCATCGCGGCTGGGTCTTCGACAATCCAGCTTACGTGACTGCGGCGAATACCGATCAAGACGAAACGCGGGAAGATGCTGCCGCCGAACAGGCCCCACCGCCGCGAATCGAAAACTTGGGGTATGAGATCTATCGCCAAACTTCCGACGAGATCGGGATCGGATATCTGTTCGATCTCGAGGGCCAGCCGGCTCGCTTTCGCTTCCACTACGAAACGCCCGCGTCGATCGTCCGCAGCGAAGTTCGTTTCACCTTGCACGACATCCTGTTGCCATGATCCATTGCCGCGTTCGATTGTTGTCGTTGCTACTGGCTTGTCTGTGCGGGCTGACCGCGACGGGACAAAGCCAACCGGAGAGCGGTGCGATCGCCTGGATCGGTGACGATCCGGTGTTGGCTAGCGAGATCGATCTGCTGGTTCATCGCCGTGGTTTGGCGGCCACCGATCTGAATGCCAATCCCACGCTCCGCTCGGCGATCGCCAACGTTTTGGTCCGGCGGCATCTGGCCCTTGCGGCGCTGCGGGATCAGTCGGGCAAAGCGGGAGCGGCGATCATCGACGATGCGATCCAAGCGTGGCAGCAGCAGGTGTTGGCGAGTGGCAAGACGCTGGAAGAATTTGCAGCCCAACAGCAGAGCGATGTCGCAGCGCTGCAGGCCGAGGTCGCTTGGTTGAGTCTATGGAACGATTACCTGCGCGTTCGCTTGAACGATGCGAATCTGCAGCGGTTCTTCGAGACGCGGTCCTCGCTTTACGATGGGACGCAGGTCGACGTCTCGCAGATCTTCCTGAGCGATCCGGCACAGCTGGAGGCTTTGGAAAAGATCGCCGATCGGATTCGCAGCGACGAGATCACGTTTGCCGATGCGGCAGCCGAGCACTCGCAAGCCGGTAGCGCCGACGATGGTGGACGGATCGGTTGGATTGGGGCCGATGGCGACCTGCCAGCAGTGGTTGCCGAAGCGGCGCTGATGGCGGACCCTAATACGTTGCTGCCGATCGTTCGATCGGGGCTTGGGCTGCACCTGGTTTACGTCCACGTAAAGCGGAACGAAGAACGGAGCTTTGCCGATTTGACCGACCATCGGCGGCTGCGTCGCGACGCGGCTGATTTCTTGTTCGAGCATCTGGTGGATCGCGGGCAAGCGTTGCACGACGTCCGTTGGCAAGAGGGCCAATCGGAACGACCTCTAGGGCGCTGAGTCGCACGTCAGAAGGCTGTTGCGGCGCGATCTCAGGACTGGCTGACCACGCCGGGAAACGCCGCGTTGCACCACTCGTAATGCCTGGGCTGGCCGTTACACTTATTTATCGACGTAGAACCTAATCCGTTGGACGAGCGATGGTGAGAGACAACGACATGCCCAGTACGATCGTAATCTTTGGTGCCTCGGGCGACTTGACGAGTCGCAAATTGATTCCCGCGTTATTTCGCTTGTTCCAAAAGAAACGACTGCCCGAGGGGACTCGAATCGTCGGCGTTTCGCGGAGCGATTTCAGCGACGAACAATGGCGCAACCAGCTCGGCGAAACGACTGAAAAATTCTTGCCCGCCAGCTTTACTGCCGAGGATTGGAAGCAGTTCTGCCAGCATGTTTATTATCGCCCGGGCGATATCACCAAAGCCGATGATTTTGTCGCATTGGGGAAGCACCTTGACGAGTTGGAAGGTGCGGCGTGCGACCGCGTTTATTATCTGTCCACCTCGCCGCGGCTGTATGAATCGGCGATCACGCTGATGGGACAAGCTGGCTTGGCCGACGAGAGCGCAGGCAGTCGCCGGGTGATCATCGAGAAGCCGTTTGGGACCGATCTGGCATCGGCCGAAGCGCTAAACCAATCGATTCACAAATCGTTCCACGAAAACCAAATCTATCGAATCGATCACTATCTGGGCAAAGAGACCGTTCAGAATCTGTTTGCATTGCGTTTTGCGAACACGATCTTTGAACCACTTTGGAACCGCAACTACATCGACCACGTGCAGATCACCGTGGCTGAAGAGGTGGTGATTGGCCGTCGCGGGGGATACTACGATACGTCGGGCATTTTGCGCGACATGTTTCAGAATCACTTGCTGCAGTTGATGATGATCACCGCGATGGAGGCACCGGCGCGTTACGACGCCAACCTGGTCCGCGATGAAAAGGTCAAGGTGCTGCACAGCGTGCGACCGATGTCGGGGAGCGATTTCGCCTGCAACACGCTTCGCGGACAATATCAGGGCTACCTGCAAGAGGATGGCGTCCCGGCGGGCAGCCAAACGGCGACCTTCGCCGCATTGAAGCTGTACATCGACAACTGGCGTTGGAAGGGCGTGCCGTTTTATCTGCGCAGCGGCAAAGCGATGTCCTGTCGCACGACGCAGATCGTGATCCAATTCCGTTCGCCTCCCCATTTGCTGTTCCCATCGGGGAAGATGCGGACGCCCGAAGCGAATCAATTGGTGATCCAGGTCCAACCGGCCGAAGGACTGCAGATGTACTTCCAGTCCAAGGTACCCGACACCGAGATGAAGACCCGCACCAGCCACTTCGATTTCCGCTTCCAGGACGCTGGTCCCGACGGAATGCCCGACGCCTACCAACGTCTGTTGATGGATGCTGTTAACGGCGATGCGAGCTTGTTTGCACGCAGCGACGAGGTCGAATTGGCGTGGAGCATCATCGATCCGATCATCAATGCGTGGGGCAGCGCCGCCGCTCCCGACCTTCACGTCTACGAACCCGGACTGTGGGGCCCGACGGAGTCGTCCGAATGGATGCAGGGTCAAAAACGCAGCTGGTTTGATGTCTGCCCGGTGCTTTAAACCGATGCGATCGAAAACGCCCAGAAGCCGGTCGCGATGATCGGCCGCGGCAGTTTCCACAACTTAAGACGAGGATTAGGCCGATGGGGCGTTTGAATCAGTTGAGCCATCCTCTTGTGGCTCATCATTTGGCCACAATGCGGGACGAGAAGACCAGTCCCGCCGAATTCCGAGCGACGGTCAGTCGGCTTGCAATGTTGTTGGGAGTCTACGCTACCGAGGATCTGCCGACGGCGGCCACGACGGTCAGGACTCCGTTGGCCGATTGCCCTTCGCAAACGCTAGCCGTTCGCGTGGGGCTGGTTCCAATCTTGCGAGCCGGACTGGGATTGGTCGAACCGCTGCACCAATTGATTCCCGATGCAGAGGTTTGGCATTTGGGGATGTATCGCAACGAGGAGACGGCCGAGCCGGTCTCGTATTACGACAAACTGCCCAGCCGCGACGCGGTCGATGTGGCGCTGGTGTTGGACCCGATGTTGGCGACTGGCGGATCGATCCGCAGCGCCGTCGAGCGGTTGATCCGCTGGGGCGTCCCCGATATTCGCGTCTTGAGCGTGATCGCGGCCCGCCCAGGGCTGGAACGCGTGCAGGCGGAATTCCCCGACGTCTCGATCTTCGTCTGCGCCGTCGACCCATCGCTGAACGACCAGCAGTTTATCGTCCCCGGCTTGGGAGACGCCGGCGACCGGATTTTTAATACGGTCGATTGATGGCTGGGATTCGCAGCGGTTCACTTAGTCGCAAGCGGTCGCTGTACGCATAATTAAGCGACTCGCGAGTCTTCGGTCTTTGGAGTCACAGAAGACGTTGTGCGAGCAGATCGGTCCCTTGTCCAAGGGAAATTAGTCGATACTGCTCTACAGTTTTTGAAGTGTGACTACGGCGCGATAAGTCCAACCACTTTGGGCGCATCGGCGATCCAGCGAAGCTGCACGTTGCCAGGGGACATTCCCGGAAAGGCTGCAAAAATCGGTATGCCGCCCCCGGACCCGGACGTTGAAAGCTGAACGGAGTTCAGATTGATCCATCGATCGACCACGCCTGTGTTGACTGCAATCATTTGAATGTTCTGATTGAAGATGATCTTCACCGCGATATTGAAAATGCCTTGCGAGACAATCGTTCGAGAGTCTGTGATGATGTAGAAGCGGTGTTTCCAGTTCAGGTAGGCGATGAACGCAAGGAGCGACATGAAAAATGCGGAGATAAAGGTCATAACAATGCCTGGAACCATTGCACCAGAAGCTATCAACATCATGGATGTGCACAGCATAGGGATGCCGGGGACCGCGCTCGCAACGATCATGCTTAATATCTTCGCACTAACGGAAGGATTGCTCGCGTAAAGTATCGTCTCTCCATTCTGGATGTAGTCTCGAAAACGTGGCGGTATTTTACTTAAGGGGAGCGTCTGTGGGGCATGCGGCCGCGGTCGCTCCGTTTTATCACTAGACCATTCTGCATTGGTCTGAAAATGCGGTGCGGAGCCGGTAACGGGCTCGGTATCTAGATCGCTGTTAGGATTCTCACCGGCACGATCTTCGTCACTGGGGAAGGGAAACTTGTTCGCGTTCGAAAACGAACCTGCGGTGTTCGCTTCTGGAGAAAGCTGTGGAGGTTGGGGTGGGGATGGCACGAATGGCGGCGCGACATCGCTTGTTTGGGCCGTGTTATCGATTGGCGGGAATAACGATTTCAAACGCGACGCAAGCACCGGCGCGGCCATACCCGGCTTCCAGATCGTGTCGCTCGGCTGCAAACCTCCTTGGGCAGCAAGTCGCTTCAATTCGGCTCCTGCAACGGGGCCATGCTCCGTGCCGTTACGATAGTATCGCCACTCGTCTGCCATGATTGCCTTACAATGGGGGTGGGGGATTTGAAGGAAGGATGGTGCTCAGTGAAATTCAGCACGTCACGCATGTCAAGAACGAACACCGCGAATATATTGGCAGGCATCAAAATGCGGCGAGTGGCGTCCGATGCGGTGCTAGTGAGAGATAGGGGCCTGGATGGAAACGTTGCGCCGATTCCGTCGGCGCATAAAAAAACCCGACGCAAGCATCGGGCATTGGTGGTAGCAAAGGGGTGCTAGTTCGCGGTAAGATTAGCATCCGCGTTGTTGTTTGTGGTCAGTAGGTTATCGGCGCGTTGGAGCGCTTGATCCACACGTGCCAGCAGAGCACTGTCGTCATCCAAAATCGACTGTGTGCTGGTGGGATCGGCGGCGGTGAATTCCGCGAGGCAGTGTTGGCAGGCGACAGCCCGGCCGAGCAGCTCGATACCGATCTCCAACTTGCGACCGCAAGTTGGGCACGGCTGAACAAAACGATGAGTCATTTTTGGCATCTCCATTACCCAGTTCTTATCTGAGTGATTCGAACGAGATCAGCAGTGTACCCGATCGCACACCACAAAACAAGTTTTCGAACTCACAATCGACCCACCTTCGCCACGCTGCGGATGTCTTTCCCGCCTTAACGCCACGATGTGGCAACTTACCTTACCTTAGTTTTTAAGGTCGCAATACTGAGTTTACCTTCGTTAACGTTGGTAGGCAATGGATATTTCACGGTTTACGGCTCTGCCGAGTCTTAGGCCGGCTGGTTTTGGATCGCGGCGTGCGGTCTGAGCAGCACGAACTAATTTCCAAAAAATTTCTCGAATCCCACCTGGAGCATCCCAAATGGACCTCGTTATTGCAGCTAATTCTGACTTGATGGGGCGCGAAGCCGCCCAGATCGCCGCTGCGGATCTTGTCGCCGCAATTAAAAATTCGGGCCAAGCGAGACTTTTGGTCGCCACCGGCGCCTCGCAGTTCACCGTTTTGGAGCACTTGATCCAGCACGATGAGATCGATTGGTCGGTCGTCGATGGCTTCCATTTGGACGAATACGAAGGGATCTCGCCCGATCACCCCGCATCGTTCTGCAAATACTTGAAAGAGCGATTTGTCGACCGCGTCGGCCTTCGCAGCTTCCGTTTCCTGCGTGGCGATCAAGACATCGAAGCGACTGTCAGCGAAGCCGCAGCGGCGGTATCGGCGGCACCGATCGATGTCGCGATGGTTGGCATCGGCGAAAACGCTCACTTGGCGTTCAACGATCCGCCCGCCGATTTCGAAACCAACGATCCCTATCTGATCGTCGATCTCGATGAAGCTTGCCGGTTGCAACAGGTTGGCGAAGGCTGGTTCGATTCGCTCGAATCGGTTCCTAAGCGAGCGATCAGCATGTCGGTCAACCAGATCTTGAAGTCGAAGCGGATCGTTTGCAGCGTTCCCGATGAACGGAAGGCCAAGGCGGTTCAGGGATCGTTCGAAGGCGAAATCTGCCCCAAGACTCCTGCATCGATCTTGCAGCGCCATCCGCAAACGACGCTGTTGGTCGACGAACCAGCCGCTTCGCTGCTGTCGGCTGAATCGAAGGAGAAAGCGCGAAAGGTTCAGTCATGAGCGACAGCGAATCGCTACCGAAGTTCTTCGACCTGCAGGTCAACGGCTTTTTTGGTGCCGACTTCAACGACGCATCGCTCTCCGAATCGCAGCTAGATGCCGCCGTAACGCGGCTGCAGCAGGACAACGTTTCGGGGATCTTGGCGACGGTGATCACCGATTCCAACGAAGCGATGTTGGCTCGCGTGCGGCGAATCGTCGAGTTGCGGAAACTGTTGCCAGCGGCGGCGGCGATGATTCCGGGGCTGCACATCGAAGGCCCGTTCATCAGTCCGGTCACCGGATATATCGGGGCTCACCCAGCGGCTCACGCCCGGCAGTGCGAACAAGGCTTCATGGAAGAGTTGTTGGCGGCTGGCGAAGGACTGATCCGGTTGGTCACGATTGCACCGGAACAAGATCCCGGCGGCAAGCTGACGCGCTGGTTGGTCGATCAGAACGTGGTCGTCGCCGCGGGGCATTGCGATCCGAGCGTGGAGCAATTGGCCACGACGATCGATCAGGGCTTGAGCATGTTCACGCATCTTGGCAATGGTTGCCCGCAACTGATGCATCGGCACGACAACATCATCCAACGCGTGCTGTCGATGTCCGATCGGTTGGTCGTTTGCATGATCGCCGACGGGTTTCATGTTCCGTTGGTGGCGCTGCAGAACTACATCCGCTGCATCCCGCCAGAGAATCTCGTCTTCACGACCGACTGCATCGCAGCAGCCGGTTTGGGAGCGGGAGTCTATACGCTGGCCGGGCAACAGATCCGCGTCGAAGCGGGGATGCCACCAACCTCCGCCGACGGATCGCACTTCGTCGGTTCGTCAGCTCAGATGCCCGACATGTATCGCCGGCTGCGCTATGAGTTGGGGATCAGCCAGAAGCAGTTGGAGTATTCGATGTTCGAACTGCCCCGCCGAGCGACGGGCTGTGCATAGCCGCCCGCTGTGGCGATGACCATGGAGACGCGTCCGGGATGTCATGTCCCGGACGCACGTGCTGGAGTAGAGCCTTTAGGCGATCGATGCGATGTCGAGCCTTCGCCTGAAGACTCGACTCCAACGCGATGTTGAGGTCGCCTGAAGGCTCTACTCCAACGTTGCCGGGATCAGATGATGCCGGGGGCTTTGACGTCGATTCCCTTGAGCGCCATCTTGAGGGCGTCTTTGTTGGGAGCGACGGCGAAGGCGGTTGGGCGGTCGATCAATTCGTCGTCGATCAACTGCTTCAGACTCATCGTAAAGTCCTGCATGCCATCCTCGGCACCGATCCGAATCGCATCGGGCAGCTTGCTGTCGTGCCCTTCGAGGATCAATTTGGTGATCATCGGCGTGAAGGTCATGACTTCGCAGGTCGGCACACGGGAGACGCCTGGTTTGATGCTGCGGAGCAATTTCTGGGCGACGATCCCCTTCATATTAAAGGCGATCGCCGAACGGATCGCGCCGTGCAACGATTCGGGGAAGAGGTCGAGAATACGACCGATGCAGGTCGACGCACTCGCCGCGTGAATCGTTCCGAAGACCAAGTGACCGGTCTCTGCGGCGTGGATCGCCGTCATAAAGGTCTCTTCGTCGCGAAGCTCACCGACCAGGATGATGTCGGGATCTTCACGCACCGCGTGTTTCATGCCGACGCTAAAGTCGACGACGTCCTGGCCGATCTCCCGCTGGTTGATCAGACTCTTATCCTCGGTGAAGATAAACTCGATCGGATCTTCGAGCGTTAGGATGTGCTTGCGATAGATGCTGTTGATGTAGTTCAGCATCGAACCGATCGTCGTACTTTTTCCCGAACCGGTGACTCCCGCCAACAGCACCATGCCCTGTTCGTAGTGGCACAATTTTTCGATCGATTCGGGGAGGAAGAGCCCGCGAAAGTCGGGGATGAAATTGCTGATTCGCCGCGCGACAAGGCCCATGTTGCCGAGCGATTTGAGCATGTTGATACGGAATCGCCAGCGAACGCCATCGACTTCGCATTGATACGAAAAGTCGGCCCCGCCCTCCTCTTCGAAGATCATCAGATTGCGTTGATCCATCATCGGCAGCAACAGATCGACCATCTCTTCGGTGTCGATCGGGCCACGATTCAGCGGCTTCAGTTCGCCACCGACGCGGACCATCGGCGGTTGGCCGACTTTCAAGTGAAGATCGGAGCCTTCCAGCTTGACCAAGGCGCGGAAGATCTTGTCGACCGGCAGCTCTTTTTTCTCTTGCAGCAGGCTCGATTTCAACCGAGCCATCATCGCGGTGCGTTGCGCCTCGGGCGAGATCGAAGGATCGGGAGCGGGGATCGCGGGCTTTTCAGCTGTCTTTGGCTTCATCGTCGTCTGCTTTCGTCTTGAGGTCTAACAATGGGCGGCGGTCACGTCCCGATGATCTCTTTTATCGGCAGACACCCGATCCCAGTCGAACAGGAATTCCACGGTCCGCCATCACGCGTTTGGTCTCTTCAATTGTAAACTGTCCGAAGTGGAAGATGCTGGCCGCAAGAGCCGCATCGGCGCGGCCGATTTCGATTGCGTCGGCCAAGTGCTCCGGTTTCCCCGCCCCGCCGCTAGCAACCACCGGGATCGAAACCGCGTTGCTGACCGCTGCGGTGATTTCCAAGTCGTATCCGTCGCAGGTTCCGTCGGCGTCCATGCTAGTCAGTACGATCTCGCCGGCGCCGAGCCGCTGAACTTCTTGAGCCCAGGCGACAGCTTGCAGCCCTGTCGGCTTGCGGCCGCCGTTGATGAAGACTTCGAATTTTGTCTCTCCATCGACGACGACCCGCTTGGGATCGATGTTCACGACGATGCATTGGCTGCCAAATCGATCGGCTGCCGCGCGGACCAGTTCGGGATCCTTGCAGGCGGCTGAATTGATCGAGACCTTGTCGGCACCGGCGCTCAACAGCGCACGGATGTCTTCGAGGCTGCGAATTCCGCCGCCGACGGTCAAAGGCATGAAGATCTGTTCGGCCGTGCGTTGCACGACATCGATGATGATGTCCCGCTCTTCGTGGCTGGCGGTGATGTCCAGGAAGACCAATTCGTCGGCCCCTTCGCGTTCGTAACGCGCCGCGACTT
Above is a genomic segment from Rosistilla ulvae containing:
- a CDS encoding peptidylprolyl isomerase is translated as MIHCRVRLLSLLLACLCGLTATGQSQPESGAIAWIGDDPVLASEIDLLVHRRGLAATDLNANPTLRSAIANVLVRRHLALAALRDQSGKAGAAIIDDAIQAWQQQVLASGKTLEEFAAQQQSDVAALQAEVAWLSLWNDYLRVRLNDANLQRFFETRSSLYDGTQVDVSQIFLSDPAQLEALEKIADRIRSDEITFADAAAEHSQAGSADDGGRIGWIGADGDLPAVVAEAALMADPNTLLPIVRSGLGLHLVYVHVKRNEERSFADLTDHRRLRRDAADFLFEHLVDRGQALHDVRWQEGQSERPLGR
- the zwf gene encoding glucose-6-phosphate dehydrogenase, with product MPSTIVIFGASGDLTSRKLIPALFRLFQKKRLPEGTRIVGVSRSDFSDEQWRNQLGETTEKFLPASFTAEDWKQFCQHVYYRPGDITKADDFVALGKHLDELEGAACDRVYYLSTSPRLYESAITLMGQAGLADESAGSRRVIIEKPFGTDLASAEALNQSIHKSFHENQIYRIDHYLGKETVQNLFALRFANTIFEPLWNRNYIDHVQITVAEEVVIGRRGGYYDTSGILRDMFQNHLLQLMMITAMEAPARYDANLVRDEKVKVLHSVRPMSGSDFACNTLRGQYQGYLQEDGVPAGSQTATFAALKLYIDNWRWKGVPFYLRSGKAMSCRTTQIVIQFRSPPHLLFPSGKMRTPEANQLVIQVQPAEGLQMYFQSKVPDTEMKTRTSHFDFRFQDAGPDGMPDAYQRLLMDAVNGDASLFARSDEVELAWSIIDPIINAWGSAAAPDLHVYEPGLWGPTESSEWMQGQKRSWFDVCPVL
- the upp gene encoding uracil phosphoribosyltransferase, with translation MGRLNQLSHPLVAHHLATMRDEKTSPAEFRATVSRLAMLLGVYATEDLPTAATTVRTPLADCPSQTLAVRVGLVPILRAGLGLVEPLHQLIPDAEVWHLGMYRNEETAEPVSYYDKLPSRDAVDVALVLDPMLATGGSIRSAVERLIRWGVPDIRVLSVIAARPGLERVQAEFPDVSIFVCAVDPSLNDQQFIVPGLGDAGDRIFNTVD
- a CDS encoding PH domain-containing protein — encoded protein: MADEWRYYRNGTEHGPVAGAELKRLAAQGGLQPSDTIWKPGMAAPVLASRLKSLFPPIDNTAQTSDVAPPFVPSPPQPPQLSPEANTAGSFSNANKFPFPSDEDRAGENPNSDLDTEPVTGSAPHFQTNAEWSSDKTERPRPHAPQTLPLSKIPPRFRDYIQNGETILYASNPSVSAKILSMIVASAVPGIPMLCTSMMLIASGAMVPGIVMTFISAFFMSLLAFIAYLNWKHRFYIITDSRTIVSQGIFNIAVKIIFNQNIQMIAVNTGVVDRWINLNSVQLSTSGSGGGIPIFAAFPGMSPGNVQLRWIADAPKVVGLIAP
- a CDS encoding response regulator encodes the protein MTHRFVQPCPTCGRKLEIGIELLGRAVACQHCLAEFTAADPTSTQSILDDDSALLARVDQALQRADNLLTTNNNADANLTAN
- a CDS encoding glucosamine-6-phosphate deaminase, which encodes MDLVIAANSDLMGREAAQIAAADLVAAIKNSGQARLLVATGASQFTVLEHLIQHDEIDWSVVDGFHLDEYEGISPDHPASFCKYLKERFVDRVGLRSFRFLRGDQDIEATVSEAAAAVSAAPIDVAMVGIGENAHLAFNDPPADFETNDPYLIVDLDEACRLQQVGEGWFDSLESVPKRAISMSVNQILKSKRIVCSVPDERKAKAVQGSFEGEICPKTPASILQRHPQTTLLVDEPAASLLSAESKEKARKVQS
- a CDS encoding N-acetylglucosamine-6-phosphate deacetylase — protein: MSDSESLPKFFDLQVNGFFGADFNDASLSESQLDAAVTRLQQDNVSGILATVITDSNEAMLARVRRIVELRKLLPAAAAMIPGLHIEGPFISPVTGYIGAHPAAHARQCEQGFMEELLAAGEGLIRLVTIAPEQDPGGKLTRWLVDQNVVVAAGHCDPSVEQLATTIDQGLSMFTHLGNGCPQLMHRHDNIIQRVLSMSDRLVVCMIADGFHVPLVALQNYIRCIPPENLVFTTDCIAAAGLGAGVYTLAGQQIRVEAGMPPTSADGSHFVGSSAQMPDMYRRLRYELGISQKQLEYSMFELPRRATGCA
- a CDS encoding type IV pilus twitching motility protein PilT, with the protein product MMARLKSSLLQEKKELPVDKIFRALVKLEGSDLHLKVGQPPMVRVGGELKPLNRGPIDTEEMVDLLLPMMDQRNLMIFEEEGGADFSYQCEVDGVRWRFRINMLKSLGNMGLVARRISNFIPDFRGLFLPESIEKLCHYEQGMVLLAGVTGSGKSTTIGSMLNYINSIYRKHILTLEDPIEFIFTEDKSLINQREIGQDVVDFSVGMKHAVREDPDIILVGELRDEETFMTAIHAAETGHLVFGTIHAASASTCIGRILDLFPESLHGAIRSAIAFNMKGIVAQKLLRSIKPGVSRVPTCEVMTFTPMITKLILEGHDSKLPDAIRIGAEDGMQDFTMSLKQLIDDELIDRPTAFAVAPNKDALKMALKGIDVKAPGII
- the hisF gene encoding imidazole glycerol phosphate synthase subunit HisF; this encodes MLAKRVIPCLDVSLGRVVKGTNFVNLRDAGDPVEVAARYEREGADELVFLDITASHEERDIIIDVVQRTAEQIFMPLTVGGGIRSLEDIRALLSAGADKVSINSAACKDPELVRAAADRFGSQCIVVNIDPKRVVVDGETKFEVFINGGRKPTGLQAVAWAQEVQRLGAGEIVLTSMDADGTCDGYDLEITAAVSNAVSIPVVASGGAGKPEHLADAIEIGRADAALAASIFHFGQFTIEETKRVMADRGIPVRLGSGVCR